The bacterium DNA segment TCATCAAAACTCCAGTGAGCAACAAGTCCCTTTTCTTCTGCAAAAGATAAATCTCCCACACTCAGTAAATACACTCCGGCTAAAGTAATTTTCTTTAGTATTTTCACCTCTATTTTTCATTTTAAAATTTTATTTAACTTTATAATTTCGTTAGCTATTCTCCATCTTAATTTATCATAAACCTCATTAGATGGAGCAGAATGTGTATAATAATAAGAAAAATCAGGATTGATGTAATCCATTATTTCTTCTAATATCTTCTTAGATTCTGTTACATCTATTTTTTTCTTCTCGCCTTCTTTTATTAAACTTTCTAACATCCTGATATATCTGGTATCATCTATTCCTTCTCTAATTCTTTCTGCTTTTAGAGTGGAAACTGGTTTTTCTTCACCAGGAAGACAAAAAGAAATATGTAGACCTTCCCAACCTACATCAAAAGGGTTATAAGGGTCCCGACGAGGTATAACAAGAAATTCAGTATAACTTCCTTTTGCTCCACTACGACAATAACCAAAACCAGCCTTAAATCTTGTCTCTACTCCATATATCCAGTATTTACAATCTGGAGCAACTTTCTTAATATAAGAAATATTTTCTGGTGTCATCAAGTAGTCCCTTAATCCATGAATATATAAATATGGAGAAAGAAGGTCTACCTCTCCCTGTCCATTAGAATTATTGTATAATTTCAACCCTGCCTCTTTTAATTCCTTATAAAGAGGAATATATCCCCTAATTAACTCTATTCCTGCATTAGTAAGTTCACCTCCAATGAGAAAAATAGGCTCTAAACCAAATTTGTTCGTCTCTCCCTTTATGTTTAATAGTATCTCCTTAATAATCTCTCTTCCTTCCTGGTTATAATAATAGCCCTGCCTTGTTTTTGTCCCACCAGGTATTCCCCACCAATTCTTAAGTATTGGACTATACAAACATAGAACAACTTCTTTTGAAGGAAAACCTATCTCTTTATAGTATTCTAAATATTTTTTGTAATAAGTCAAATCTACACACCTGGTTTTTTCATCAATCTTTTGTCCGAAAAGTCTGTTTGGCAGAGATTGAGTATCAGGGGTTAATCCATATTCTTTAATAAAAATAAGATAACTTTTAATGAGTTCCATATATTTATCAAAATCGCTACTACCATACCTTAAATCTTGAAATGCCGTGCGAATAAAAATATCTTCAAATGGCTGAAGGTTAAATGGTAAAACTCTTAACTTAATTTCTAATGATGAAGAAGGGTTGCCTTCTGGAGAAATAGTTATTTTCCCCTTATAAATGCCTTCTGGTGTGTCCTTTGGAACTTTTACTGTAAGCCAAAATCTCCTGCTAACCCCTTCTTCAAAATCACTCTCTTTATATTCCCTTAAGTAAAATGGAAATACTTCATACTTTATAGGATATTGAAAATAACCAAACTTACCTTTTGAGATTTCTATATACCTAACTATATTTAAACTAATATTTTCTTTGCCAATTTTATTTCCTTTATTATTTTCTAATTCAGTAACCTCTATTTTTACTTTCTTTAAATCAATAAGTGGAAAAAGTGAAAAAGTAAATGGTTCATACTCATCTCCAGAAGCAAATGCAGTCAGTTCTTTTTTAACCTCCCCCTCTTTTGGTCTGCTGTTATATCTAATCTCATCAAGATAGTTTCTGGAAAAAATAATATAACCCGTTTTTCTATCATTCTCGCTAATGGAATAAAAAGGCCCTTTTTCTTCTTCATTCTTTATCTCTTCTATTCCTAAGTTAAACTTCTTTTCTCTCTCCTTCTCTATTTCTACCAGCTCTTTTTCTACCTGTTCTGCTTTCTCTAATGGATATATAACTAAACAAGTAATACAACAACCATTAGTAAATTCTATCTCTATTGTATTATCTTTAACTTCAATTATAAAATATCTTGGAATAAATTCATTCCTGATATACTTCTTCCAGATACTGTCATTTTTATGATAGTCATTATCTATATTCTTGAAAAAAACATCTTTCATATAGTCATTAAAATCAAGTCTTGAAACCTCTTTTCCTTTTACTTTAACATACCATCTGGCATCATAACGGAAACCAGGTGTATAATAAGCATTAGAATAATTACAATGCGGGCTAATATAACAAACTTTATATTCTCCATTTGGTATATTTACCTTAAAAATAGCAGGTGAACCACTAACATAGTCCATTGCTAAATCATCTGGTAATTTCCAATAACCATCTTTCAAATTCTTGGAACTACCTGTCCATCCATATCCCTTCTCTTCTGTATAAGTTGTCTCTTTGGTAACCTTAATAAATCCAGAATAGACAGGTGACTTCTCATCTCCCATATCAAACTTAAATACCTCTGCATCAACTACAATACTTAAAATAAAATACAAACTTACAATTAACCCTAAAATTACTCTTTTCTTTTCCATTTCTTCCTCCTCGTTTTTATGGTGGGT contains these protein-coding regions:
- a CDS encoding DUF6067 family protein, translating into MEKKRVILGLIVSLYFILSIVVDAEVFKFDMGDEKSPVYSGFIKVTKETTYTEEKGYGWTGSSKNLKDGYWKLPDDLAMDYVSGSPAIFKVNIPNGEYKVCYISPHCNYSNAYYTPGFRYDARWYVKVKGKEVSRLDFNDYMKDVFFKNIDNDYHKNDSIWKKYIRNEFIPRYFIIEVKDNTIEIEFTNGCCITCLVIYPLEKAEQVEKELVEIEKEREKKFNLGIEEIKNEEEKGPFYSISENDRKTGYIIFSRNYLDEIRYNSRPKEGEVKKELTAFASGDEYEPFTFSLFPLIDLKKVKIEVTELENNKGNKIGKENISLNIVRYIEISKGKFGYFQYPIKYEVFPFYLREYKESDFEEGVSRRFWLTVKVPKDTPEGIYKGKITISPEGNPSSSLEIKLRVLPFNLQPFEDIFIRTAFQDLRYGSSDFDKYMELIKSYLIFIKEYGLTPDTQSLPNRLFGQKIDEKTRCVDLTYYKKYLEYYKEIGFPSKEVVLCLYSPILKNWWGIPGGTKTRQGYYYNQEGREIIKEILLNIKGETNKFGLEPIFLIGGELTNAGIELIRGYIPLYKELKEAGLKLYNNSNGQGEVDLLSPYLYIHGLRDYLMTPENISYIKKVAPDCKYWIYGVETRFKAGFGYCRSGAKGSYTEFLVIPRRDPYNPFDVGWEGLHISFCLPGEEKPVSTLKAERIREGIDDTRYIRMLESLIKEGEKKKIDVTESKKILEEIMDYINPDFSYYYTHSAPSNEVYDKLRWRIANEIIKLNKILK